Proteins encoded by one window of Streptomyces sp. NBC_01571:
- a CDS encoding helix-turn-helix transcriptional regulator, translated as MRGLGDHLSVGERIAFYRKRRGYTQEVLAGLVGRSTDWLAKIETGRRKPPRIDMLAELSRILRVPLGDLLGQTVLMEDEKQQDDVPAVRDALMSPRRLSRLLFGPEAEVQLPTPAPVAVRVEQAWNDYQGGRLGSVIAALPALLQTAQELEERAARRGEDRSDCWAVSARTHHLAATTLAKIGESDISWLAAERAMRAADESDDPLVLASAARSGTHALLANGRYDDALELGNTAAAWLSSQVTDNDPAALSLLGMIHLRAAVAAARHQDRPTATGLLDRAEELADDLGSDENYWQTGFGPTNVLLHRLSVELDLDNVSYVVEHGRINVDHMPQERSVSHRIDFARALSLNGQGDEAFTELRTAERTSPQLVRNNPRVRETLRDLIKQSPVTGGSRSSEVFVMAQRCRAVQ; from the coding sequence ATGCGTGGTCTTGGAGATCACCTCAGCGTCGGTGAACGCATCGCGTTCTACCGGAAGCGTCGTGGCTACACGCAAGAAGTGCTCGCCGGCCTTGTAGGGCGTAGCACCGACTGGTTGGCGAAGATCGAGACGGGGCGCCGGAAGCCTCCCCGGATCGACATGCTCGCGGAGCTCTCGCGCATTCTGCGTGTGCCCCTCGGGGACCTGCTCGGTCAGACCGTGCTCATGGAGGACGAGAAGCAGCAGGATGACGTTCCGGCCGTGCGTGACGCGCTCATGAGCCCGCGTCGGCTATCGCGTCTGCTCTTTGGCCCCGAGGCTGAAGTGCAGCTTCCCACGCCGGCGCCCGTAGCCGTACGCGTCGAGCAGGCATGGAACGACTACCAAGGTGGGCGGCTCGGCAGCGTCATCGCCGCGCTTCCCGCACTTCTTCAGACCGCGCAAGAGCTAGAGGAGCGAGCCGCACGGCGCGGCGAGGACCGTAGCGACTGCTGGGCAGTCTCAGCCCGTACTCACCACCTCGCAGCGACGACCCTCGCGAAGATCGGTGAGTCGGACATCTCATGGCTCGCTGCGGAGCGTGCAATGCGTGCCGCAGACGAGTCCGACGACCCGCTCGTGCTGGCGTCCGCCGCACGGTCCGGGACACACGCCCTGCTGGCCAACGGCCGGTACGACGACGCGTTGGAGTTGGGCAACACGGCTGCCGCGTGGCTCTCGTCTCAGGTGACCGACAACGACCCTGCGGCCCTGAGTCTGCTGGGGATGATCCACCTGCGGGCGGCCGTCGCGGCGGCTCGCCACCAGGACCGGCCCACCGCAACCGGCCTGCTGGACCGAGCCGAGGAACTCGCGGATGACCTCGGCTCGGATGAGAACTACTGGCAGACAGGCTTCGGACCCACGAACGTCCTGCTTCACCGCCTGTCGGTTGAGCTGGACCTCGACAACGTGTCGTACGTGGTGGAACACGGCCGGATCAACGTCGATCACATGCCTCAGGAACGCAGCGTGTCGCACCGCATCGACTTCGCGCGCGCACTCTCGCTCAACGGGCAGGGCGATGAAGCATTCACCGAACTCCGCACGGCCGAACGCACTTCGCCGCAGCTCGTACGCAACAATCCGAGGGTTCGCGAGACGCTGCGAGATCTGATCAAGCAATCACCTGTCACCGGTGGCTCGCGATCGTCCGAGGTGTTCGTGATGGCTCAACGGTGCAGGGCGGTGCAGTGA
- a CDS encoding flavoprotein: MSSGKRGVLGVVGSAAGGVEALRTGLVEPAMERGWQVAVTLTPTAGQWLRLSGEVEQLEKLTGLPVRHELRLPGETRPHPAVDCYVVAPASANMVAKLATGLMDNQALTQVGEAIGTLGLPVVVFPRVNAAHARHPAWQHHIDTLRAGGVLIVYGPEVWPLYEPREAPTGRELPWGAVLDAADQATR; encoded by the coding sequence GTGAGTTCAGGCAAGCGTGGGGTGCTCGGAGTCGTCGGTTCGGCGGCCGGAGGCGTAGAGGCATTGCGCACCGGCCTGGTTGAGCCCGCGATGGAGCGCGGCTGGCAGGTTGCTGTCACTCTGACGCCGACCGCAGGTCAGTGGCTACGATTGAGCGGTGAGGTCGAGCAGTTGGAGAAGCTGACCGGCCTACCCGTCCGCCACGAACTGCGCCTTCCTGGCGAGACGCGACCGCACCCGGCCGTTGACTGCTACGTGGTGGCCCCCGCGTCGGCGAACATGGTGGCCAAGCTCGCCACGGGCCTGATGGACAACCAGGCGCTCACTCAGGTGGGCGAGGCGATCGGCACTCTCGGGTTGCCCGTCGTCGTCTTCCCTCGGGTGAACGCGGCGCACGCTCGCCACCCGGCGTGGCAGCACCACATCGACACCCTCCGGGCGGGGGGCGTACTCATCGTCTACGGTCCGGAGGTGTGGCCGCTATACGAGCCGCGCGAAGCGCCGACGGGCCGTGAACTGCCTTGGGGGGCAGTGCTGGACGCCGCGGACCAAGCGACCCGATGA
- a CDS encoding GntR family transcriptional regulator, translating to MEQSLEVPKPTPTAKAIAAQFRERITGPDREYAAGDRLPAARALAKELGVQLMTVQSAYGQLRDEGLILTQQGRGTFVRDPSAPLGTEPGSSPAFAALATELSTIHDALRMLGERLDRLERLVGSETPPSP from the coding sequence ATGGAGCAGAGCCTCGAAGTGCCCAAGCCCACGCCGACGGCCAAGGCGATTGCGGCGCAGTTCCGCGAGAGGATCACTGGCCCCGATCGTGAGTACGCCGCGGGGGACCGCCTCCCAGCAGCTCGCGCACTTGCCAAGGAACTTGGTGTGCAGCTCATGACTGTTCAGAGCGCGTACGGCCAACTGCGTGACGAGGGGTTGATCCTCACTCAGCAGGGGCGCGGGACGTTTGTCCGCGATCCTTCGGCACCTCTCGGGACCGAGCCGGGCAGCAGCCCGGCATTCGCGGCCCTGGCCACAGAACTCAGCACGATTCATGACGCTCTCCGGATGCTCGGTGAGCGGCTTGACCGGCTTGAGCGGCTTGTGGGTAGCGAGACTCCACCGTCACCGTGA
- a CDS encoding DUF6284 family protein: protein MNHIVTVQEAVTAFAPFMEPTDAELEAIEREAPLIDAELELLDVQIALLDRPASVLGERRLRRAANKVLAARREVANRVTAGEAA from the coding sequence ATGAATCACATCGTGACTGTTCAGGAGGCTGTTACCGCGTTCGCTCCGTTCATGGAGCCCACGGATGCGGAGTTGGAGGCCATCGAGCGTGAGGCGCCGCTGATCGATGCGGAGCTGGAGCTGCTGGACGTGCAGATCGCGCTGCTGGACCGGCCGGCGTCCGTGCTCGGTGAGCGGCGGCTGCGCAGGGCGGCGAACAAGGTGCTGGCTGCACGGCGCGAGGTCGCCAACCGCGTTACGGCGGGGGAGGCGGCATGA
- a CDS encoding DUF2637 domain-containing protein produces MNSVQTRSAERALSGGTWLIVCGAMLFSILTVTPLMAEHTADDWAWTAPILPLVVDAAVVIVVKLDDVLGRLGGHGGRWPVILRWMTGLMTLALNTADSALKKDLVGVAVHAVAPLLLIVTAETSLAYRRAIAHAVEALQAQRHAEQERREQVARERAEQARAEAQQEREHAAMLAREQREHEAALAREAAEREARQRRDEREARERAEAAEREIRERREREHEEREHERELRERRAREQAETERRERAERAEREQRECQERLTRKRETLLQRGPAAGKLGEDEARRITAAAFETGLSVRQAAELCGWSVGWVSARYAEHRDTSTSGAGLAIASN; encoded by the coding sequence GTGAACAGTGTTCAGACCCGTTCAGCAGAGCGGGCCCTGTCGGGCGGCACGTGGCTGATCGTGTGCGGGGCGATGCTCTTTTCGATCCTGACCGTGACGCCGTTGATGGCCGAGCACACGGCCGATGACTGGGCTTGGACGGCCCCGATCTTGCCGCTCGTGGTGGACGCGGCCGTGGTCATCGTGGTCAAGCTCGATGACGTGCTGGGCCGCCTAGGCGGGCACGGCGGACGGTGGCCCGTCATCCTGCGCTGGATGACCGGCCTGATGACGCTCGCACTGAACACGGCCGACTCCGCGCTGAAGAAAGACCTGGTCGGCGTGGCTGTGCATGCGGTGGCGCCGCTGCTGCTGATCGTCACGGCGGAGACCAGCCTCGCCTACCGGCGCGCCATCGCGCACGCCGTCGAGGCCCTGCAAGCCCAGCGGCATGCGGAGCAGGAGCGGCGCGAGCAGGTGGCCCGCGAACGTGCCGAGCAGGCCCGCGCCGAAGCGCAGCAGGAACGCGAGCACGCCGCGATGCTGGCCCGTGAACAGCGTGAACACGAAGCCGCATTGGCCCGCGAGGCAGCCGAACGCGAAGCACGCCAGCGACGCGACGAGCGTGAAGCCCGGGAGCGGGCCGAGGCTGCCGAGCGGGAGATTCGTGAACGCCGTGAACGCGAGCATGAAGAGCGTGAACACGAGCGCGAACTCCGTGAACGGCGGGCTCGCGAGCAAGCCGAGACCGAGCGCCGCGAGCGCGCGGAGCGGGCCGAGCGTGAACAGCGCGAGTGCCAGGAGCGCTTGACGCGTAAACGCGAAACCCTGCTGCAGCGCGGCCCGGCCGCGGGCAAGCTCGGTGAGGATGAGGCCCGCCGGATCACGGCGGCCGCGTTCGAGACAGGCCTGTCGGTGCGCCAGGCTGCCGAGCTGTGCGGCTGGTCGGTGGGCTGGGTGTCCGCCCGCTACGCCGAACACCGCGACACCAGCACCTCTGGTGCTGGCCTGGCCATCGCGAGCAACTGA
- a CDS encoding RRQRL motif-containing zinc-binding protein: MGAIPVYSWRLAPEGLATVRQLRARGLRPGGQDVAAQLERRRRRRGPLVAYLYEIDNAKPVRPMTPAKWAAVTKANAARRTCPQCGRDAGYVIPASLGMCVPCAYPDDEQRAA, from the coding sequence ATGGGCGCGATACCGGTCTATTCGTGGCGCCTGGCCCCGGAGGGTCTGGCCACGGTCCGCCAACTGCGGGCGCGCGGGCTGCGGCCCGGTGGTCAGGACGTTGCCGCGCAACTCGAGCGCCGACGCCGTCGCCGCGGCCCACTGGTCGCCTACCTCTACGAGATCGACAATGCCAAGCCGGTCCGCCCGATGACGCCGGCGAAGTGGGCGGCGGTGACCAAGGCGAATGCCGCTCGCCGCACCTGCCCGCAGTGCGGGCGGGATGCCGGCTACGTCATCCCTGCCTCGCTCGGCATGTGCGTGCCTTGCGCCTACCCCGACGACGAACAGCGCGCCGCCTGA
- a CDS encoding bifunctional DNA primase/polymerase, with protein sequence MNALDTALHLAANGIPPLPLRAGKVPFGNCRACARNACGGRPNMKAPGPCTCPRPCHAWAAATTDPTVLRSQEWARAWRQAAAVAYHPGAAGLTVVDCDNADAIAWARETLPATRTVPTTRGEHWLYLGTMPSANGVRHGVDIKSTMAYARWLGSGTGTMAALPDVVRALTAAKPAAPVPIRVPALAGGRECRHRTPAYLERGIAMAEQRITETSSGVHTAVYRTFLAVLSTHGRCGCLTEDHIARLFTAAQAKGETARHCTDAWTNAHTRLGL encoded by the coding sequence ATGAACGCACTCGACACCGCACTGCATCTGGCGGCAAACGGCATTCCGCCCCTGCCCCTGCGGGCAGGGAAGGTGCCATTCGGTAACTGTCGTGCCTGCGCCCGGAATGCCTGCGGGGGCCGGCCAAACATGAAAGCACCGGGCCCCTGCACGTGCCCGCGCCCGTGCCACGCGTGGGCCGCCGCCACCACCGACCCCACCGTTCTACGCTCCCAGGAGTGGGCGAGGGCGTGGCGCCAGGCGGCAGCGGTTGCCTACCACCCCGGCGCCGCCGGCCTGACCGTCGTGGACTGCGACAACGCTGACGCGATCGCGTGGGCCCGCGAGACCCTGCCCGCCACCCGGACCGTGCCCACCACCCGCGGCGAGCACTGGCTCTACCTCGGAACGATGCCGTCAGCCAACGGCGTGCGGCACGGCGTGGACATCAAATCCACGATGGCCTACGCCCGCTGGCTCGGGTCCGGCACCGGCACCATGGCCGCGCTGCCCGACGTCGTGCGCGCGCTCACCGCAGCCAAGCCCGCGGCCCCCGTACCCATCAGGGTCCCCGCGCTGGCCGGGGGCCGGGAATGCCGCCACCGCACCCCCGCCTACCTCGAACGCGGGATCGCCATGGCGGAGCAGCGCATCACCGAGACGTCCAGCGGCGTGCACACGGCCGTGTACCGCACGTTCCTGGCCGTCCTCTCGACGCACGGCCGGTGCGGCTGCCTCACCGAGGACCACATCGCCCGCCTGTTCACCGCCGCTCAGGCCAAGGGCGAGACCGCCCGGCACTGCACGGACGCGTGGACCAACGCACACACCCGGTTGGGGCTTTGA
- a CDS encoding ATP-binding protein, producing MDDDDKNPARKVIADYAQERFRYFRTAEGTVYAQRKGHPVARPIRSQGTTGSHRQELMVGLFKDGLGTFNGTAMKEALDLIEALALTEQVQPVHIRVAPGLDGATWLDLGRNDGQSVRIHPTGWDIGVPDPAEVCWRRTQLTGELPLPVKDTNGKGIDLLFRLCNFANAETECLAMAWLVGCLEPSVPVPAPFLTGPQGAGKSTGGRMLIRLIEGMTGDLRRAPKDEDNLIAAVAAGWVTALDNLSHMTPDLSDAMCCIVTGAESVKRALFTDGDVFRARYRRPLLLTGIDVGVIRPDLAERLLPLRLERPKVRRTEAELWTEYAEALPVMLGSLLDLTVKVRAATAVTPTDLRMADFAHLCAQLDEAMGLGALAAYRAGLDDLNDDVIEGDLLAQTVLQYAADMEPGAQERMTSAEWLHLLTRLYSGEDCRPLPKGWPTTGKVLSDRLKRLQPTLAARGLVVDWGRTKTARYIELTEPAPTPAPEPQQETAF from the coding sequence ATGGACGACGACGACAAGAACCCGGCCCGGAAGGTCATCGCGGACTACGCGCAAGAGCGCTTCCGCTACTTCCGCACCGCGGAAGGCACCGTCTACGCACAGCGCAAGGGCCACCCGGTGGCCCGCCCGATCCGCTCCCAGGGCACCACCGGAAGCCACCGCCAAGAACTCATGGTCGGCCTGTTCAAGGACGGACTCGGCACGTTCAACGGCACCGCGATGAAGGAGGCACTCGACTTGATCGAAGCACTCGCCCTCACCGAGCAGGTCCAGCCCGTCCACATCCGCGTCGCCCCCGGCCTGGACGGGGCCACCTGGCTGGACCTGGGCCGCAACGACGGCCAGTCCGTGCGCATCCACCCCACCGGCTGGGACATCGGCGTCCCCGACCCAGCAGAGGTGTGCTGGCGGCGCACTCAGCTCACCGGCGAACTGCCGCTGCCCGTCAAGGACACCAACGGCAAGGGCATCGACCTGCTTTTTAGGCTGTGCAACTTCGCGAACGCGGAGACCGAGTGCCTGGCCATGGCCTGGCTGGTCGGCTGCCTGGAACCCTCCGTGCCCGTCCCGGCCCCCTTCCTCACCGGCCCCCAGGGCGCCGGCAAGTCCACCGGCGGGCGGATGCTGATCCGGCTCATCGAGGGCATGACCGGCGACCTGCGCCGGGCCCCGAAGGACGAGGACAACCTGATCGCGGCCGTCGCCGCGGGATGGGTCACCGCGCTGGACAACCTCTCCCACATGACCCCGGACCTGTCCGACGCCATGTGCTGCATCGTCACCGGAGCCGAGAGCGTCAAGCGCGCCCTGTTCACCGACGGAGACGTCTTCCGCGCCCGCTACCGCCGCCCCCTGCTCCTGACCGGCATCGACGTCGGCGTCATCCGCCCCGACCTCGCCGAACGCCTCCTCCCGCTGCGCCTGGAACGCCCGAAGGTGCGGCGCACCGAAGCCGAACTGTGGACGGAGTACGCCGAAGCCCTGCCCGTCATGCTCGGCTCCCTGCTGGACCTGACCGTCAAGGTCCGCGCCGCCACCGCCGTAACACCGACCGACCTGCGGATGGCGGACTTCGCCCACCTGTGCGCGCAACTCGACGAAGCCATGGGCCTCGGAGCTCTGGCGGCCTACCGGGCCGGGCTGGACGACCTCAACGACGACGTCATCGAGGGCGACCTGCTCGCGCAGACCGTGCTCCAGTACGCGGCCGACATGGAACCCGGGGCACAGGAACGGATGACGTCCGCGGAGTGGCTGCACCTCCTCACCCGGCTCTACAGCGGCGAGGACTGCCGCCCGCTGCCCAAGGGGTGGCCGACCACCGGCAAGGTCCTCTCCGACCGGCTCAAGCGCCTTCAGCCCACCCTCGCCGCCCGCGGCCTGGTCGTGGACTGGGGACGCACCAAAACGGCCCGCTACATCGAACTCACCGAACCCGCACCGACACCGGCACCCGAGCCGCAACAGGAAACGGCGTTCTGA
- a CDS encoding AlpA family transcriptional regulator, translated as MATEEPTDLIGVLLALLRGGVPDRYLTPEDLVTMFSLPSVETVYQWRRKRIGPPGFRVGRYLRFNPAAVRAWEAERTALDDAA; from the coding sequence ATGGCCACCGAAGAGCCGACCGACCTGATTGGCGTCCTGCTCGCCCTGCTGCGCGGCGGTGTTCCGGATCGCTACCTGACCCCCGAGGACCTGGTCACCATGTTCAGCCTCCCGAGCGTCGAAACCGTCTACCAGTGGCGACGCAAGCGCATCGGCCCGCCCGGCTTCCGCGTCGGCCGCTACCTCCGCTTCAACCCCGCCGCCGTCAGGGCGTGGGAGGCCGAACGCACCGCCCTCGACGACGCGGCCTGA
- a CDS encoding tyrosine-type recombinase/integrase, translated as MAGSIQDRWFKTETNSAGKNSKVKTARYGAGMRYRARYFAPDGKRKSKSFADGQKRLAEQWLTKMAADVARGDYIDPNASRTSFQEFAEGWLASQSGDPNTRASMQSQLSLHAFPRIGSRALGSFQPSHIREFVTQLEASGMSGAYARVIFSNVRAVLSAAVEDGYLRRNPCNSRTVTLPEMGTRRVVPWQPDRVFAIRDAMVERFRTMVDMGAGCGLRQGEILGLCVDELDFDSGTLHVVQQLKLSLSKPVFAPPKGGKLRDVPLPEPVAEALKEHMKRFPPVEVTLPWMRASGQPVTKRLIFSGPRGGHVWRTSLNEDHWKPALAKAGVIPKAKSREHEAAREHGMHALRHFYASVLLDAGESIKAVSEYLGHSDPGLTLKVYAHLMPSSRDRARNAIGRALQPQDPGH; from the coding sequence ATGGCAGGCAGCATCCAAGACCGCTGGTTCAAGACCGAGACCAACTCCGCAGGCAAGAACAGCAAGGTCAAGACAGCCCGGTACGGAGCCGGCATGCGCTACCGGGCCCGCTACTTCGCACCCGACGGCAAGCGCAAAAGCAAGTCGTTCGCCGACGGACAGAAGCGCCTCGCCGAGCAGTGGCTGACCAAGATGGCGGCGGACGTGGCTCGCGGCGACTACATCGACCCGAACGCGTCCCGGACGTCCTTTCAGGAGTTCGCGGAAGGGTGGTTGGCGAGCCAGAGCGGCGACCCAAACACCCGAGCGTCGATGCAATCTCAGCTCAGCCTGCACGCCTTTCCGCGCATCGGGTCACGCGCGCTGGGATCGTTCCAGCCGAGCCACATCCGCGAGTTTGTAACCCAACTCGAAGCCTCCGGCATGTCCGGCGCCTACGCCCGTGTGATTTTCTCCAACGTCCGCGCTGTCCTTTCCGCGGCAGTAGAGGACGGCTACCTGCGCCGGAACCCGTGCAACTCGCGCACGGTGACGCTCCCCGAGATGGGCACCCGCCGTGTCGTCCCCTGGCAGCCTGACCGCGTTTTCGCCATACGTGACGCCATGGTCGAGCGCTTCCGGACCATGGTCGACATGGGCGCCGGTTGCGGACTGCGACAGGGCGAGATCCTGGGACTGTGCGTCGATGAGCTGGACTTCGACAGCGGCACGCTGCACGTCGTGCAGCAACTTAAGCTGAGCCTGAGCAAGCCGGTGTTCGCGCCCCCCAAGGGCGGCAAGCTCCGGGACGTGCCTTTGCCCGAGCCCGTAGCGGAGGCGCTGAAAGAGCACATGAAGCGCTTCCCGCCGGTCGAAGTCACCCTGCCGTGGATGCGCGCGAGCGGTCAGCCCGTGACCAAGCGACTCATCTTCAGCGGGCCTCGCGGCGGGCACGTCTGGCGTACGTCGCTGAACGAGGACCACTGGAAGCCCGCACTCGCGAAGGCGGGCGTCATCCCGAAGGCCAAGAGCCGCGAGCATGAGGCTGCTCGCGAGCACGGCATGCACGCGCTCCGGCACTTCTACGCGTCCGTTCTCTTGGACGCCGGCGAGAGCATCAAGGCCGTCAGCGAGTACCTCGGTCACTCCGACCCAGGGCTGACGCTGAAGGTGTACGCGCACCTCATGCCGAGCAGCCGGGACCGGGCCCGGAACGCCATCGGTCGCGCGCTCCAGCCGCAAGATCCGGGGCACTGA
- a CDS encoding phosphoglyceromutase: MADAPYKLILLRHGESEWNAKNLFTGWVDVNLNEKGEKEAVRGGELLKDAGLLPDVVHTSLQKRAIRTAQLALEAADRHWIPVHRSWRLNERHYGALQGKDKAQTLAEFGEEQFMLWRRSYDTPPPPLARDAEYSQFDDPRYATLPPELRPQTECLKDVVVRMLPYWFDGIVPDLLTGRTVLVAAHGNSLRALVKHLDGISDADIAGLNIPTGIPLTYELDADFKPLNPGGTYLDADAAAAAIEAVKNQGKKK; this comes from the coding sequence ATGGCCGACGCACCGTACAAGCTGATCCTCCTCCGCCACGGCGAGAGCGAATGGAACGCGAAGAACCTGTTCACCGGATGGGTGGACGTCAACCTCAACGAGAAGGGCGAGAAGGAGGCAGTCCGCGGCGGTGAGCTGCTCAAGGACGCCGGCCTGCTGCCCGACGTGGTCCACACCTCGCTCCAGAAGCGCGCCATCCGCACCGCCCAGCTCGCGCTGGAGGCCGCGGACCGCCACTGGATCCCGGTCCACCGCTCCTGGCGCCTGAACGAGCGGCACTACGGCGCGCTCCAGGGCAAGGACAAGGCCCAGACCCTCGCCGAGTTCGGCGAGGAGCAGTTCATGCTGTGGCGCCGTTCGTACGACACCCCGCCGCCGCCGCTCGCCCGCGACGCCGAGTACTCCCAGTTCGACGACCCGCGCTACGCGACGCTCCCGCCGGAGCTGCGCCCGCAGACGGAGTGCCTCAAGGACGTCGTCGTGCGCATGCTGCCGTACTGGTTCGACGGCATCGTCCCCGACCTGCTGACCGGCCGCACGGTCCTGGTCGCGGCCCACGGCAACTCGCTGCGCGCCCTCGTCAAGCACCTCGACGGCATCTCCGACGCCGACATCGCGGGCCTGAACATCCCCACCGGCATCCCCCTCACCTACGAGCTGGACGCCGACTTCAAGCCCCTCAACCCCGGCGGCACGTACCTCGACGCGGATGCTGCCGCGGCGGCGATCGAGGCGGTCAAGAACCAGGGCAAGAAGAAGTAG
- a CDS encoding MFS transporter, which translates to MPLVVMRRAVRETVSGLPREFWWLWTSTLINRLGAFVATFMALYLTLDRGYSASYAGLVASLHGLGGVVSSLGAGVMTDRLGRRPTLLIAQTSTAASVALLGFMHDPVSIAAVAFLVGMASNASRPAVQAMMADIVRPEDRVRAFSLNYWAINLGFAVSSMAAGFIAEFSYLAGFLIEAGMTLVCALVVFAKLPESRPVRTAKEAAAEAGLGTVLRDRRFMSVVGLSFLVSLVFQQGSVGLPVAMGEAGFTPADYGLAIAGNGVLIVALQIPVTRFIQHRDPRRLLVVSSLLAGYGFGLTAFAGSVGVFALTVCVWTLAEIVNAPTQTGLVILLSPTHGRGRYQGMYTMSWSLAALIAPLMSGVVIDRLGAEWLWGLCAVVGTVAALGYGMLMSRLPAEEPAAQVPAAETPVVKVSVAKAPVAKASVAKVSVMEVSVAKAPAVEAPSRKAGPVAEEIIVGAEAAAGPPPQAMPPTPAGPAAVTGPPPAARSRADTV; encoded by the coding sequence ATGCCACTAGTCGTGATGAGACGTGCCGTCCGAGAGACCGTGTCAGGGCTCCCCCGTGAGTTCTGGTGGCTGTGGACCAGCACCCTGATCAACCGGCTCGGGGCCTTCGTGGCCACCTTCATGGCGCTGTACCTGACGCTCGACCGCGGCTACTCCGCCTCGTACGCGGGCCTGGTGGCCTCCCTGCACGGCCTCGGCGGGGTCGTCTCCTCGCTCGGCGCGGGGGTGATGACCGACCGGCTCGGGCGGCGGCCCACCCTGCTCATCGCGCAGACCTCGACCGCGGCCTCCGTCGCGCTGCTCGGCTTCATGCACGACCCGGTGAGCATCGCCGCCGTCGCCTTCCTCGTCGGCATGGCCAGCAACGCCTCGCGGCCCGCCGTGCAGGCGATGATGGCCGACATCGTGCGGCCCGAGGACCGGGTCCGGGCGTTCTCCCTCAACTACTGGGCGATCAACCTCGGGTTCGCGGTCTCCTCGATGGCCGCCGGGTTCATCGCCGAGTTCAGCTACCTGGCGGGCTTCCTCATCGAGGCCGGCATGACGCTGGTCTGCGCGCTGGTCGTGTTCGCGAAGCTGCCGGAGTCCCGGCCGGTGCGGACCGCCAAGGAGGCCGCGGCCGAGGCCGGCCTCGGGACCGTGCTGCGCGACCGGCGCTTCATGAGCGTCGTCGGGCTGTCCTTCCTGGTCAGCCTCGTCTTCCAGCAGGGTTCCGTGGGACTCCCGGTCGCGATGGGCGAGGCAGGGTTCACCCCGGCCGACTACGGACTGGCGATCGCCGGGAACGGCGTCCTCATCGTCGCCCTGCAGATCCCGGTCACCCGCTTCATCCAGCACCGGGATCCACGGCGGCTGCTGGTGGTCTCGTCGCTCCTCGCCGGGTACGGCTTCGGGCTGACCGCGTTCGCCGGATCGGTCGGCGTCTTCGCACTCACCGTGTGCGTGTGGACCCTGGCGGAGATCGTCAACGCCCCGACGCAGACGGGGCTGGTCATCCTGCTCTCCCCCACACATGGCCGCGGCCGGTACCAGGGGATGTACACCATGTCCTGGTCGCTCGCCGCGCTCATCGCGCCGCTGATGTCCGGTGTCGTCATCGACCGGCTCGGCGCGGAGTGGCTGTGGGGGCTGTGCGCGGTGGTGGGCACGGTCGCGGCGCTCGGGTACGGGATGCTGATGAGCCGCCTCCCGGCGGAGGAGCCCGCGGCACAGGTCCCCGCGGCGGAGACGCCTGTGGTGAAGGTGTCCGTGGCGAAGGCTCCGGTGGCGAAGGCGTCGGTGGCGAAGGTGTCCGTGATGGAGGTGTCCGTGGCGAAGGCGCCTGCGGTGGAGGCGCCTTCGCGGAAGGCCGGACCGGTGGCGGAAGAGATCATCGTGGGGGCGGAGGCGGCGGCAGGACCGCCGCCGCAGGCGATGCCACCGACGCCGGCAGGTCCGGCGGCGGTGACAGGTCCCCCGCCGGCGGCGAGGTCCCGCGCCGACACGGTGTGA
- a CDS encoding DUF2000 domain-containing protein yields MSTPDNEPIRFDTKIAVLLRDDLEPWQRLNVTAFLVSGLGATVPEVVGEPYADADGVPYLPMFRQPVMIFEGGKETLTAAHGRALVRALPRAVFTSDLFATGNDRDNRAAVRAVPTAELDLVGLAVYGPRNGVDKVFKGARMHP; encoded by the coding sequence ATGAGCACACCGGACAACGAGCCCATCCGTTTCGACACGAAGATCGCCGTGCTGCTGAGGGACGACCTGGAGCCCTGGCAGCGGCTCAATGTGACCGCCTTCCTGGTCAGCGGCCTCGGGGCGACCGTCCCCGAGGTGGTCGGCGAGCCCTATGCCGACGCGGACGGCGTCCCGTACCTGCCCATGTTCCGCCAGCCGGTCATGATCTTCGAGGGCGGCAAGGAGACGCTGACCGCGGCGCACGGCCGCGCGCTGGTCCGGGCGCTGCCGCGGGCGGTCTTCACGTCCGACCTGTTCGCCACCGGCAACGACCGGGACAACCGGGCCGCCGTACGGGCCGTACCGACGGCGGAACTGGATCTGGTCGGGCTCGCCGTGTACGGGCCGCGGAACGGGGTGGACAAGGTGTTCAAGGGAGCCCGGATGCATCCCTGA